The DNA region TTAAGACATTTTGTTTCAACCCAAAGCATTTCAACAACTGTTTCGCAACTCATTCTGTGTTTAACCAGCaggaaataatgataaaattggTTATCTGATATAATATATCTGTatgcaaactgtgttttaagcCACAAACCAGCAGTCACACAATGTTCCTCTATTTCTCTTGCAAACAgcactttttgcaatttgttggacatAATCAATACATAATGGGATTGCATGATGCAGCATCAGGGCTCAATTAATGCATTCCTGCACAGAAAAGAATATGTGGTGCACTTGCAGATACAGACAGGAAAACTGTTTTATCAGCTCTCATCTGTGTAATACTAAATACAAATGTGCACATGGGTGCACTTGCATaacacattttgtcatttaatattttctgtagTGTCACTGAAGGATCAAAACCAGATGGAGACTTATGGTAGgtgacagttcacccccaaatcaaaactTCATATATTCCCTCTTACTATTAcgttatttatcagtctagattcttttggtgtgagttgcagagtgttggagaaacTGGCTGTAAAGATGCCTGCCTATATTAATAAATAGCTCTTCAAAATAAGAgataaaatgtgtatattttttaagttggggtgaactgtccctctAGGGCAATTTATCAGAGCTCCCTCTGGAGCCACAAAAgatttaatacaattttatttttcacatatgCAGTTGTACTCCCCAAGACGTGTAAACAGACTCTGGTGTGTAAAATCAGAGTTcccttttaaatgtgtaaaaattacAGATTGCCCCTTTAGAATTGTTAActaaaatggtaaaatgtaATTAAGGTGACAGTTAACCATGCGAAGACgataaatcaaatgtaaaatttgCTATCAGCTTCAGTAAAAATGTGTCTTGAAACAGTGGTGTGACAGTTGAAGTGGGTTTGTGATGCAAAGGTCAGTCAGCTGGCCGCCACCAACATGCTTGAACAGTATGTTAGTGccaatacaacatttttttggtagCTAAAAATCGACTGACTGGGAGACCGTTTGGACagcaacatttcattttatgtacttGATGCAGGGGATTTCGGCCCaaaagttattgtaaacaaacattgttaTTCCGTCTATGTAttatttcaatttcttttttaatttttgttttatcatttgtcTTCTTTATATTcgtctttcatattttttcaggGTCTGCATCTTATGTTTACCTCCTCGGATTTTATGTACGTCCCATTGTATTGAAACATTTCATCATAAAAAACAGGATAGATGTCCGGTAGCTTTAAACTTTGTGAAGACAGTAATGGAAACTGAAATACGGTAAAACTGTACTGCATGACACACTTAAGCAACTTCCACAGCAGTTTATTACTGCGCACAACTACACGTTTCCAGTTCTgatgtgacatttattttgtttttagtatctTTGGtgaatgacacattttaaagttcCATCTGAGGTAtaatttaaatcatatttattaCAGTAAATGAGTAAAGTTAACCCTAATTATTGAATCCGAGCTACAGCTGCTGTATTTGGTGTCCATAGTGATGCCTCATTAACCGTATAATCATCGACCAGTCTACGATTCCCTCGAACTTTATTCTGGCTCAGAcgttaacattaaaatgtttcatcatcTTCTTTCTCAGTGTAGAAATTGTATATTTCAAACTTGCCTGGCTGGGCTCTGTGTTAAAGGCCTGTTTTCTCTTTACGACCTCTCTCAGTTGGAAATCAATAATCAGCTGCATAATAGGAGCAGCAGGGAAGTCCATGCAGACGATTCCAAGGCGTTGGTTCAGGTCCGTCTTGGCCCTCAGGTAGTCGTACAGTTGTGTGTTGATGCGCTGGGCTACGGCTCTGGGGTACGCGAACACACCAGCTCCACTGCTGAAGGTGAGGAAGATCTGGGCCTTGTCTCCTGCAGGTGCCGCCTCCAGGTGTTCATAGACGCTCTGCCATTTCTCCTCAACATGCAGAAGTGTTGGTACCTACaggaaacaaatgtttaataactCAAAATCACTCATTTAAATTCTTTATACATTTGAATTAATTGCTTATTATGCGAGCACCCACAGGCCACAGCCAGATGTTTTGATCCTGTTCACGGGGGGTTTGTGGGACTCTTTCAAAAGTACGTGGCACAATTTTTAATCCTAACCCTCTGATGACCATATCTGCTAATCGAGCTGTAGTTGCGGCCTTCTCTACATGCTTGCTACAAAGCTAATTCCCCTCGGTTTATACATGCTGGCAGCAGGATGTAATGATTCACTCATACTACTCTCTGCTCAACTGAAACGTATTACAAGATCTAGAAACCTTCTCtgcttcattttctctcttttctctttgttatCTCAGCCAGGTGTAAGCCTGGAGGGGATTATGTGTTTGGCTGTGTCTCTGCATGTGATTGTGTGTattatatctttatttatttaaaagggaccatgtacagtttaaaacataaatgcatttgacctgacaaagatccaagCAGGATGGAAACATTGTCTTCAATAAACTTTTGTGGCATGAAGTGTGCAGGCGTTAACTTTTTTCCcttataaaacacaaatgctACTATTTGATGCACCGTACCGGATTATAGTGCAGATCTAATTCGCATCTGCAGTCCCTCGGCAGGTCAGAACAAAGACACAACACAATAACATAAGAACATTAAAtcgtacaaaaacaaaacacataagaCAAACAATAGGCACAATAGCACATTATACTAACTGATACAAAGAAGACACAAGACAGTCAATGCAAcataaaactacataaaaagcacatcacacacaaaacacataataaaattacaataaacaataaaaagctaCACACAGTAATGCATCAGAAGTAAATGCTTATCATCAAGTCATAAAGTCCAGAGTTCAGGGTCACTGAGTAAAGAGCTGAGCAGCTTTTAAGCTTTTATGTTCAAGGATCTCTTATGAGACATACTACAGTTGTTAAAAAACGTGTTTTATAgactgttattttttgtctgacacctgaaaaactgcttaatAACCTGCTTATAGAGGATGTATATTTTTGGAAAGTTTGAATAACATGTTTTCATACCCTCCAGTCATCGGCTATGTCCAGGGAACCATAGCGCATCCCCAGGTCCGGCCCAGGAAAGTCTTGCAGGACAATGAGCTTCCCTCTGGCTTCTCCCATGGTCGGCACGAGCCGGCTGTGCCACAGGAGGTCCCAGTGAGCGTAGCGATGGATGTAGTCCACCACGGCACCGTAGATGTCATACGTCTCACTGAACTCCTCCTTCACACGCATCAGCACTGTCTCACTGGGATACTCTCCCAGAAAGTCAGCCACACCCTCCAGCACGTGGCCGAAGTGGGCCCGCTGATAGGACACCCCATGATGGATGGTGAGATTCCCCTTGACGTGACGGACCCGTACGTCTAGGAAGCGGACGCCGGCTGTAAGCTGTGAGGCCAGGCTCCACGTCTGGCACTCGGCATACACACCGCCGTACAGGGCCATGGTGTTGTGCGTCCCAGGCATGGTGACCTCAGACAGCGGCTGATCATCGGGGATGCTGGCCATCCAGGATGGGTTGAAGAACTCCGGGTTGGGCGTGTCATCATAGTCCGGTCTCTGAACGGCACCGTAACTCAAACCAATGAGTCTACATAACAACACAAGTTTGTCAGAGGATTTGTCTTTACAGCTGTGCAGCTCTGCTTTCTGCTACGTTCACAATTTAGACaatgtaattaatatttatCTCAATAAAGATGTATTATTTCACCAACCCATTGGCTCATCTGTTTGTGCGTAACAAACAGAGTGTATGCACGTTGTGAACCTGCTTATGTAGCCATAGCTTATTATCTTAATAATGTCCCCTATAAATAGCAGGAAAATACTTTGGCATTGTGACTTATCATCAGCTTTGTTTTGGTCGACAGCACAGTTACTTACTGCTTCCTTAAAGCAGCAATTTGCCAACAATGCCCACACCTCATTTTCTGACCTACACACCCATCTGGGCttgctaattaaaaaaaacagctctgtcTGTGAATTACAGCTGTGTCGGTGTGAAACTAGGGATGACAGTTGCACTACGCTGTGCACTGCTTTCTGCAAGGTGTAAGATAGGGCCCTAACTGTCAATAACGGAGCTAAAAATACTCACtacaatgttttcatttgttttaataaaataaagt from Plectropomus leopardus isolate mb chromosome 18, YSFRI_Pleo_2.0, whole genome shotgun sequence includes:
- the si:dkey-266f7.9 gene encoding 1-phosphatidylinositol phosphodiesterase, coding for MRSIRGGPGKMQKMIIELMVLVGLIGLSYGAVQRPDYDDTPNPEFFNPSWMASIPDDQPLSEVTMPGTHNTMALYGGVYAECQTWSLASQLTAGVRFLDVRVRHVKGNLTIHHGVSYQRAHFGHVLEGVADFLGEYPSETVLMRVKEEFSETYDIYGAVVDYIHRYAHWDLLWHSRLVPTMGEARGKLIVLQDFPGPDLGMRYGSLDIADDWRVPTLLHVEEKWQSVYEHLEAAPAGDKAQIFLTFSSGAGVFAYPRAVAQRINTQLYDYLRAKTDLNQRLGIVCMDFPAAPIMQLIIDFQLREVVKRKQAFNTEPSQASLKYTISTLRKKMMKHFNVNV